Below is a window of Geomonas oryzisoli DNA.
GCCCCGAGGGGCGCCCTCCTTTTTTCGTCGGCAGCTCCCGCAGCCTACTTCGCGAGGACGGCGATGGCGCGTTCGATACGCTTTTTGGTTTCCTGCAGCCCGAGCACCTCGATCATCTCGTAGATCCCCGGGGACGCGGTCGTGCCGGAAAGGGCGAGACGCACGGCCGGACCGACCTGCCCCAGTTTGATCCCCTTCTCCGCCATGAGCTCCTTGAAGGCCTGCTCGATGTTGGCCTGATCCAGGGCAGGCAGTGCCGCCAGCTTCTCCACCAGGGCGGTAAGCAGCGCCGGAGTGTCGGCGTTATACGCCTTGGCGACTCCCTGCTCGTCATAGGAGAGCTCGTCCCTGTAGTAGAAAAGCGCCCCGTCGGCGAGTTCCAGCATGGTCTTGGCCCGCTCCTGCAAGGTCTTGATCACGGCCACCAGGTCCGGTCCCCCCTGCGACGGGTCCACGCCGCGCTCTTTCAGGAACGGCACCAGGAGGTCGGCCAGGCGTTCCGGGTCGCCGGTCTTGATGTAGTGGGCGTTCAGCCACAGGAGTTTTTCCGTGTTGAAGACACCGGCCGAGCGGCCGACGTTCTCGATGGAGAATTTCTCGATCAGGTCCTGCAGGGAGAAGATCTCCTCGTCGCCGTAGCTCCACCCCAGGCGCACCAGGTAGTTGACCATCGCCTCCGGGAGAAAGCCCATGTCGCGGTAGGCCATGACCGAGGTGGCGCCGTGGCGCTTGGAGAGACGGGCCTTGTCGGCGCCGAGGATCATCGGTACGTGCGCGAACACCGGGACCGGTACCCCCAGCGCCTGGTAGATCAGGATCTGGCGCGGCGTATTGTTGACGTGGTCGTCACCGCGGATCACCGTGGTCATCCTCATGGTGACGTCGTCGACAACCACGACGAAGTTGTAGGTCGGGGTGCCGTCGGTACGCTGGATGATCAGGTCGTCCAGCTCCGCGTTCTCGAAGGAAACCTTCCCCTTGATGAGGTCGTTCCAGGTGGTGGTCCCTTCCTTGGGGGTCTTGAAACGGATCACGTAGGGGCGGCCATCGTCCTCCTGGGGAGGGAGATCACGGCAGGTACCGTCGTACTTCGGTTTCCCCCCTTCCGCAAGCGCCTTCTCACGCTTGGCCTCGAGCTCCTCGACGCTGCAGTAGCACTTGTACGCCTTGCCCTCCGCGACCAGCTTGTCGATGTACTCCTTGTAGACCGGGAAGTAGTCGGACTGGAAGAAGGGGCCCTCGTCCCAGTCCAGCCCCAGCCATTTCATCCCTTCGAAGATGGCATCCACCGACTCCTGGGTGGACCGGGTCACGTCGGTATCCTCGATCCTGAGCACGAAGGTGCCGTGCTGCTTTCTGGCCAAAAGCCAGTTGAAAAGCGCCGTGCGCGCTCCTCCGACATGAAGGAAGCCGGTCGGGCTCGGTGCGAAACGAAGACGTACTTCTGACATGAGTGGCTCCTTTACTGCTTTGATCATTGCATGGCTGCAATAAAATGATGTGTCGTATCGCGTCGGGACGTGCGGGGATGGTTACCCCTCGTCCTCATCGTCATCCTGGTGCTGGGGCGCCTTCTCGCCGGGGATGCGGTACCCTTCGCTGGCCCAGGTGCCGAGGTCGATCATCTTGCACCTTTCCGAGCAGAAAGGGCGGTACGGGTTCCCGGCCAGCAGGGCTTCCTTGCGGCAGTGCGGGCACTTGACGGTCTGTATGGCGCACATGGCGTTTCCTCAAATAAATACCTCCAGCGCCGGACGGGGCTGGAGGGTGCGTGGTCCTGGTGATATTTGCGGCGAACCGCTTAGCTTAACTGGTACGTGCGCTCCCGAAACTGCAACGCCCTCTTCACCCGCGTGATCAGGGTCTCCTCGCGCACCGGCTTCTCTATGAAGTCGAAAAAGCCCTTCTCGAACGCCTTCACCTCGTCCTCCGGCTTCAGGGAACTGGTGATGAGTATCACCGGTATGGCGTTCAGGTCGGGCACGCTGCGCAGCGCGTCGAAAAGCCCGAAGCCGTCCAGCTTGGGCATCATCAGGTCGGTGAGCACCACGTGCGGCTTCTCGGTCAGGACCGCCTTGTAGGCCTCCAGACCGTCCGCGGCGTGGATGACGCGGAACCCTTCCCGGCCCAGAAAGTCGCCGAACATGACTCCCATCAGCTTGTCATCCTCGACCACCAGCACAGTGTGGGCGGCCGCGCTGGAGACCTCTTTTTGCAGGTAATTCCTGCAGATGGCGGCGTAGATCTCCTTGCGGGTGGCGATGAAGGGGGTGATGGTCAGCCCGAGGTTGGCCGAAATGTTGCGCACCACCCGGGTCTCCGTGGG
It encodes the following:
- the gltX gene encoding glutamate--tRNA ligase, which codes for MSEVRLRFAPSPTGFLHVGGARTALFNWLLARKQHGTFVLRIEDTDVTRSTQESVDAIFEGMKWLGLDWDEGPFFQSDYFPVYKEYIDKLVAEGKAYKCYCSVEELEAKREKALAEGGKPKYDGTCRDLPPQEDDGRPYVIRFKTPKEGTTTWNDLIKGKVSFENAELDDLIIQRTDGTPTYNFVVVVDDVTMRMTTVIRGDDHVNNTPRQILIYQALGVPVPVFAHVPMILGADKARLSKRHGATSVMAYRDMGFLPEAMVNYLVRLGWSYGDEEIFSLQDLIEKFSIENVGRSAGVFNTEKLLWLNAHYIKTGDPERLADLLVPFLKERGVDPSQGGPDLVAVIKTLQERAKTMLELADGALFYYRDELSYDEQGVAKAYNADTPALLTALVEKLAALPALDQANIEQAFKELMAEKGIKLGQVGPAVRLALSGTTASPGIYEMIEVLGLQETKKRIERAIAVLAK
- a CDS encoding DNA gyrase inhibitor YacG; the encoded protein is MCAIQTVKCPHCRKEALLAGNPYRPFCSERCKMIDLGTWASEGYRIPGEKAPQHQDDDEDEG
- a CDS encoding response regulator — translated: MERRKKLGEIFIENGLLSEKTVERMLVLSKKLGKRFGTVLEDLELVTGEELAQALATQYGCRVASNFSGYSFSPELLKTITVDVAMHNYIFPLKLDEKRLALAMADPTETRVVRNISANLGLTITPFIATRKEIYAAICRNYLQKEVSSAAAHTVLVVEDDKLMGVMFGDFLGREGFRVIHAADGLEAYKAVLTEKPHVVLTDLMMPKLDGFGLFDALRSVPDLNAIPVILITSSLKPEDEVKAFEKGFFDFIEKPVREETLITRVKRALQFRERTYQLS